One window of the Amycolatopsis mediterranei genome contains the following:
- a CDS encoding peptidase inhibitor family I36 protein, translating into MSSRRFRTRLPHLLILAAIGLLTSTGVAQAAPAQPDPACKKGEFCLWQNDGYGGTAQRFDLRTANPGECIPLPAGFEGSSFANLMSRDVTVYQSEECSTEGDFTTYPGGGTFVPDAPFLVRGIQIWE; encoded by the coding sequence ATGTCTTCGCGTCGTTTCCGCACCCGCCTGCCGCACCTGCTCATCCTGGCCGCCATCGGCCTGCTGACCAGCACCGGAGTGGCCCAAGCCGCTCCCGCGCAGCCGGATCCGGCCTGCAAGAAGGGCGAATTCTGCCTGTGGCAGAACGACGGCTACGGCGGCACCGCGCAGCGATTCGACCTACGCACCGCGAATCCCGGGGAATGCATTCCCCTCCCGGCGGGATTCGAGGGATCGTCGTTCGCGAATCTGATGAGCCGGGATGTCACGGTCTACCAGAGCGAGGAGTGCTCGACCGAAGGCGACTTCACCACCTACCCGGGTGGCGGCACGTTCGTGCCGGACGCCCCCTTCCTGGTCCGGGGCATCCAGATCTGGGAGTGA
- a CDS encoding FAD-dependent oxidoreductase produces MSSHVGDRAIVLGGSMAGMFVARVLSDVFTEVLVVDRDALAGVREGRRGVPQGRHAHGLLARGQEILEDFFPGFTAELIAADIPVGDLGGQVRWYFDGHRIRPSDTGLRLVGVARPVLEDHVRGRVRAIRNVTFVDNTDVIGPVATAGSDRVTGVRVQGRGPGGVEEVLDADLVVDATGKGSRAPGWLASLGYGNVEEDRVKVGLAYTSRRYRFDVDPFRGDMSINPVATPANPRGAFLHTLGGGLGMLSLTGILGDHPPTDEAGFLAFAKSLPVPDVHDAIVAAEPIGAPVTFKYPASQRRRFEKLTRLPRGFLVAGDAVCSFNPVYGQGMASAALQALTLREHLQAGIPDPRAFFKDIAKVVDVPWEISAGGDLAFPEVEGKRTLKVRMANAFMARLQTAATHDAGLGEAFLRVAGLIDPPQSLMRPSMVLRTLRTPRTPAGDSRPEPGPRLRRAA; encoded by the coding sequence ATGAGCAGTCATGTCGGAGACCGCGCGATCGTGCTCGGCGGCAGCATGGCGGGAATGTTCGTCGCCAGGGTGCTGTCGGACGTCTTCACCGAGGTGCTGGTCGTCGACCGCGACGCACTCGCCGGCGTGCGGGAAGGCCGCCGCGGTGTGCCGCAGGGCCGGCACGCGCACGGCCTGCTGGCGCGCGGCCAGGAGATCCTGGAGGACTTCTTCCCCGGCTTCACCGCCGAGCTGATCGCCGCGGACATCCCGGTCGGCGACCTCGGCGGGCAGGTCCGCTGGTACTTCGACGGGCACCGCATCCGCCCGTCCGACACCGGCCTGCGCCTGGTCGGTGTCGCCCGTCCGGTGTTGGAGGACCACGTGCGCGGGCGCGTCCGTGCGATCCGCAATGTGACCTTCGTGGACAACACCGACGTGATCGGCCCGGTCGCGACGGCCGGCTCGGACCGCGTCACCGGCGTCCGCGTGCAGGGCCGCGGCCCCGGCGGCGTCGAAGAGGTGCTCGACGCGGACCTCGTCGTCGACGCCACCGGCAAGGGCTCGCGCGCCCCCGGCTGGCTCGCCTCCCTCGGCTACGGGAACGTCGAAGAGGACCGCGTCAAGGTCGGGCTCGCCTACACCAGCCGCCGGTATCGCTTCGACGTCGACCCGTTCCGGGGCGACATGTCGATCAACCCCGTCGCCACCCCCGCGAACCCGCGCGGCGCGTTCCTGCACACCCTGGGCGGCGGCCTCGGGATGCTGTCGCTGACCGGCATCCTCGGCGACCACCCGCCCACCGACGAGGCGGGCTTCCTCGCCTTCGCGAAGTCGCTGCCGGTGCCCGATGTCCACGACGCCATCGTGGCTGCCGAGCCGATCGGTGCCCCGGTCACCTTCAAGTACCCGGCCAGCCAGCGCCGCCGCTTCGAGAAGCTGACCCGGCTTCCCCGGGGGTTCCTGGTCGCGGGCGACGCGGTGTGCTCGTTCAACCCGGTCTACGGCCAGGGCATGGCGTCGGCGGCGTTGCAGGCGCTGACCCTGCGCGAGCACCTCCAGGCCGGCATCCCCGACCCGCGCGCCTTCTTCAAGGACATCGCGAAGGTGGTGGACGTGCCGTGGGAGATCTCCGCCGGCGGCGATCTCGCGTTCCCGGAGGTCGAAGGCAAGCGCACGCTGAAAGTCCGGATGGCCAATGCCTTCATGGCGCGCCTGCAGACCGCCGCCACCCACGACGCCGGGCTCGGCGAGGCGTTCCTGCGCGTGGCCGGGCTGATCGACCCGCCGCAGAGCCTGATGCGCCCGAGCATGGTGCTTCGCACCCTTCGCACCCCGCGCACCCCCGCCGGGGACAGCCGGCCGGAGCCCGGCCCCCGGCTCCGCCGCGCAGCCTGA
- a CDS encoding aspartate aminotransferase family protein, translated as MTIAPQTPSVAEAAAELEKLDRRHLFRSMQRGDIHDRVVIVRGEGCTVWDARGNELLDAAGGGVWHSPLGHGRKELAEVAAKQITELEYFTSLLEFSNDKAIHLAARIAGLAPEGINRVFFTSGGSESVETAIKAARLFHHRRGEPDRTWILSRHYSFHGAAYGSGTATGFPPMQEGVGPNLPHVEKLTPPNSYRPEMFGGQDQTDFLLAELEQTIERIGAGNIAAMIGEPIMAGGGVLEPPADYWPRVREVLSRNGILLIADEVVTAYGRVGSWFESEVRGMRPDMITMAKGIAGGYAPLGATLMTDEIADGLLETGGFFHGYTFQGHPVACALGLATIDIIEREQLVPKAHTIADWLRTGLAPAADLPAVGDIRIVGSLAGLEMVTDLEHKIPQEWAPVERVCFEIRKRHGVIARPYGHMLVLAPPLVITEDEARRATDAVVDVVSRFSADGSLAD; from the coding sequence GTGACCATCGCACCTCAGACTCCTTCTGTCGCCGAAGCCGCAGCCGAGCTGGAGAAGCTCGACCGCCGGCACCTGTTCCGCTCGATGCAGCGCGGGGACATCCACGACCGTGTGGTGATCGTGCGCGGCGAAGGCTGCACCGTGTGGGACGCGCGCGGCAACGAGCTGCTCGACGCGGCAGGCGGCGGCGTCTGGCACTCGCCGCTCGGCCACGGCCGCAAGGAGCTGGCCGAGGTCGCCGCGAAGCAGATCACCGAGCTGGAGTACTTCACCAGCCTGCTGGAGTTCTCCAACGACAAGGCGATCCACCTCGCCGCGCGCATCGCCGGGCTGGCCCCGGAGGGGATCAACCGGGTGTTCTTCACCAGCGGCGGGTCCGAGTCGGTGGAGACCGCGATCAAGGCGGCGCGGCTGTTCCACCACCGGCGTGGCGAGCCGGACCGCACGTGGATTCTGTCGCGGCACTACTCGTTCCACGGCGCCGCTTACGGCAGTGGTACGGCGACCGGCTTCCCCCCGATGCAGGAGGGAGTCGGCCCGAACCTGCCGCACGTGGAGAAGCTGACCCCGCCCAACTCGTACCGCCCGGAGATGTTCGGCGGCCAGGACCAGACCGACTTCCTGCTCGCCGAGCTGGAGCAGACGATCGAGCGCATCGGCGCGGGCAACATCGCCGCCATGATCGGCGAGCCGATCATGGCGGGCGGCGGCGTCCTCGAACCGCCGGCCGACTACTGGCCTCGGGTGCGCGAAGTCCTTTCGCGCAACGGGATCCTGCTGATCGCGGACGAGGTCGTCACCGCGTACGGCCGGGTCGGCTCGTGGTTCGAGTCGGAGGTCCGGGGTATGCGCCCGGACATGATCACCATGGCCAAGGGCATCGCGGGCGGGTACGCCCCCCTTGGCGCCACGCTGATGACCGACGAGATCGCCGACGGCCTGCTCGAGACGGGCGGCTTCTTCCACGGCTACACCTTCCAGGGCCACCCGGTGGCCTGTGCGCTCGGTCTCGCCACCATCGACATCATCGAGCGCGAGCAGCTGGTCCCGAAGGCCCACACGATCGCGGACTGGCTGCGCACCGGCCTCGCCCCGGCCGCCGACCTGCCCGCCGTCGGCGACATCCGCATCGTCGGCTCGCTCGCCGGGCTGGAGATGGTGACCGACCTCGAGCACAAGATCCCGCAGGAGTGGGCACCGGTCGAGCGCGTCTGCTTCGAGATCCGCAAGCGCCACGGCGTCATCGCCCGGCCGTACGGGCACATGCTCGTCCTCGCACCGCCACTGGTGATCACCGAGGACGAGGCCCGCCGCGCCACCGACGCCGTCGTCGACGTCGTCTCCCGCTTCAGCGCCGACGGGAGCCTCGCCGACTGA
- a CDS encoding APC family permease, with product MSKEKTPGLRGVLTTPKIVLLVVAAAAPLAAVVGTVPLAFTLGNGAGVPAVFVFAGIVLLCFSVGYAAMSRRVVNAGGFYTYFSLGIGKPPAVAGGLVAVLSYNAASIGLAGTFGYFTKLTADAYGLVLPWEAWSALAIAVVAVLGYRQIDVSAKVLAVLMVAEIGVLAILDVFIIGHKGVQALPLTAFQPSTVFTGAIGVTMMFAFMSFIGFESASLYGEEAKDPRKTVPRATYASVVVIAVFYALTSWVAVGGIGADQVQQVAGEQLGGLFLTLGSDYVSPVLGSVMQVLLCTSTLAALLALHNATNRYTFVLGRERVLPGWLGQVHAKHASPHRASIVQTVLTVVVVGAFAAGGLDPYTNLATSLLGVGTLGIVVLQAFAAVSVIGFFRKRPDGHWWRTKLAPALGAVGLGASAVLLVLNFPLLTGTDSAVVNSLPWLLLAVAVAGFGYALWLKVKRPERYARIAVAETRSDHLELVREPEPEPGERAA from the coding sequence ATGAGCAAGGAAAAGACGCCCGGTCTGCGCGGTGTGCTGACCACGCCGAAGATCGTGCTGCTGGTGGTGGCGGCCGCCGCGCCGCTGGCCGCGGTGGTCGGCACGGTGCCGCTCGCCTTCACCCTGGGCAACGGCGCGGGCGTACCCGCGGTGTTCGTCTTCGCCGGGATCGTGCTGCTCTGCTTCTCGGTGGGGTACGCGGCGATGAGCCGCCGGGTGGTCAACGCGGGCGGCTTCTACACGTACTTCTCGCTGGGCATCGGCAAACCCCCGGCCGTCGCGGGCGGCCTGGTCGCGGTGCTGTCGTACAACGCGGCGTCGATCGGCCTGGCCGGGACCTTCGGCTACTTCACGAAGCTGACGGCGGACGCCTATGGGCTCGTTCTCCCGTGGGAAGCCTGGTCGGCGCTCGCGATAGCGGTGGTCGCCGTGCTCGGGTACCGGCAGATCGACGTCTCCGCCAAGGTGCTCGCCGTGCTGATGGTCGCCGAGATCGGCGTGCTCGCGATTCTCGACGTCTTCATCATCGGCCACAAGGGCGTGCAGGCCCTGCCGCTGACGGCGTTCCAGCCGTCCACCGTGTTCACCGGCGCCATCGGCGTGACGATGATGTTCGCCTTCATGTCGTTCATCGGCTTCGAATCCGCGTCGCTCTACGGTGAAGAGGCGAAGGACCCGCGAAAGACGGTCCCGCGGGCGACGTACGCGTCGGTCGTCGTGATCGCTGTCTTTTATGCGCTGACCAGCTGGGTGGCCGTCGGTGGCATCGGCGCGGACCAGGTGCAGCAGGTGGCGGGGGAGCAGCTCGGCGGATTGTTCCTCACGCTGGGCTCCGACTACGTCTCACCGGTGCTCGGCTCGGTGATGCAGGTCCTGCTGTGCACCAGTACGCTCGCCGCGCTCCTCGCGCTGCACAACGCCACCAACCGCTACACCTTCGTGCTGGGCCGGGAACGGGTGCTCCCCGGCTGGCTCGGCCAGGTGCACGCGAAGCACGCGTCACCGCACCGCGCCAGCATCGTCCAAACCGTCCTGACGGTCGTCGTGGTGGGCGCGTTCGCGGCCGGCGGGCTCGACCCGTACACGAACCTCGCCACCAGCCTGCTCGGTGTCGGGACGCTCGGGATCGTCGTGCTGCAGGCGTTCGCGGCCGTCTCCGTGATCGGGTTCTTCCGCAAGCGCCCGGACGGCCACTGGTGGCGGACCAAGCTCGCCCCCGCGCTCGGCGCGGTCGGGCTCGGTGCGTCGGCGGTCCTGCTGGTGCTGAACTTCCCGCTGCTGACCGGGACCGACAGCGCCGTGGTCAACTCGCTGCCGTGGCTGTTGCTCGCGGTCGCCGTCGCCGGCTTCGGTTATGCCTTGTGGCTCAAGGTGAAGCGACCGGAGCGGTACGCGCGGATCGCCGTCGCCGAGACCCGGTCCGACCACCTCGAGCTCGTCCGCGAACCCGAGCCGGAGCCCGGCGAACGGGCCGCCTGA
- a CDS encoding acyl-CoA dehydrogenase family protein, translating into MTDVPSHEELVSRATDLVPLLRKHAQWSEENRRLHEEVIEGLGAAGFFKMRVPRRYGGYEASARTVVEVAAELGRGDGAVGWTQQVWWIPGWMVGLFPDSVQDEVYRTPDVRVCGTLSPTAMATPVDGGYLVNGKWGFISGALHSHWQEIIAVTPLPDGQMMPVMGLVPISDVEIVDDWHTMGVRGSGSVTTIAKDLFVPAERTLPLPAILQEQYASALNADLPMYKAPLLAVAAATTVGTVLGMARGAMEAFMERLPGRKITYTSYDDQREAPITHLQLAEASLKIDQAEFHSYRVADLLDAKSAAGEPWKIEERARARAEVGVVCQLAKEAVDLLFGASGGSSIYESVAIQRIARNVTTANLHALMYPPTAFELYGRVLAGLEPNTLYI; encoded by the coding sequence GTGACCGACGTGCCGAGCCACGAAGAACTCGTCAGCAGGGCGACCGATCTGGTGCCGCTGCTCAGGAAGCACGCCCAGTGGTCGGAAGAGAACCGGCGGTTGCACGAAGAGGTCATCGAAGGGCTCGGCGCGGCCGGGTTCTTCAAGATGCGCGTCCCGCGCCGCTACGGCGGTTACGAGGCGAGCGCGCGCACGGTCGTCGAGGTCGCCGCCGAGCTCGGCCGCGGCGACGGCGCCGTCGGCTGGACGCAGCAGGTGTGGTGGATCCCCGGCTGGATGGTCGGCCTGTTCCCCGACTCCGTGCAGGACGAGGTGTACCGGACGCCGGACGTGCGCGTCTGCGGCACGCTCAGCCCGACCGCGATGGCGACGCCGGTCGACGGCGGGTACCTGGTCAACGGCAAGTGGGGCTTCATCAGCGGCGCGCTGCACAGCCACTGGCAGGAGATCATCGCGGTCACCCCGTTGCCGGACGGCCAGATGATGCCGGTCATGGGCCTGGTCCCGATCTCCGACGTCGAGATCGTCGACGACTGGCACACCATGGGCGTGCGCGGCTCCGGCAGCGTCACCACCATCGCGAAGGACCTGTTCGTCCCCGCCGAGCGGACCCTCCCGCTGCCCGCGATCCTGCAGGAGCAGTACGCGTCGGCGCTCAACGCGGACCTGCCGATGTACAAGGCGCCGCTGCTCGCGGTCGCCGCGGCCACCACCGTCGGCACCGTGCTCGGCATGGCGCGCGGCGCGATGGAGGCGTTCATGGAGCGCCTGCCGGGCCGGAAGATCACCTACACCAGCTACGACGACCAGCGCGAGGCGCCGATCACGCACCTGCAGCTGGCCGAGGCATCGCTGAAGATCGACCAGGCCGAGTTCCACAGCTACCGGGTCGCCGACCTGCTCGACGCCAAGTCCGCGGCCGGCGAGCCGTGGAAGATCGAGGAGCGCGCCCGCGCCCGCGCCGAGGTCGGCGTCGTGTGCCAGCTCGCCAAGGAGGCCGTCGACCTCCTCTTCGGGGCCAGCGGCGGTTCGTCGATCTACGAGTCGGTGGCCATCCAGCGCATCGCGCGCAACGTCACCACCGCCAACCTGCACGCGCTGATGTACCCGCCCACCGCGTTCGAGCTGTACGGGCGGGTGCTCGCGGGCCTCGAACCGAACACGCTCTACATCTGA